The Paenibacillus macerans genome includes a window with the following:
- a CDS encoding MFS transporter: MATWFLIIIYLAFISLGLPDSLLGSAWPVIWPDIGASFGSAGILSMVVAGGTIVSSLASGSLIQRLGTGKVTLISCCLTAGALLGFSVAPSMIWLVLLAIPLGLGAGAVDAALNHYVAENYNAYHMNWLHCFWGAGATMGPIIMSAYIAGHHSWRGGYAAISMVQFGLVIILFVTLPLWKSVAARRELEHSQNEVQQTQVESVIVQPNGSSKANVLRIKGVKYSLIAFLFYCGVETTVGLWGATYLVGAGNIAAETAAGWISLYYGGITVGRLVTGFITMKVHNRVLIRCGQIVAIAGGIILLLPLSVPLSLIGFILIGLGLAPVYPGLLHETPARFGRENSARLMGYQMAAAYTGTTFLPPLFGIIATQTDITLFPFVVLAFLIFMMLSAEKINRILSKQEKARI, encoded by the coding sequence ATGGCAACTTGGTTCTTAATCATTATATATCTGGCGTTTATTAGCCTGGGGCTTCCCGATTCTTTGCTGGGATCGGCCTGGCCCGTGATATGGCCCGACATCGGTGCTTCCTTCGGCTCTGCCGGGATCTTGTCCATGGTTGTGGCGGGAGGGACCATCGTATCCAGTCTGGCTAGCGGGAGCCTAATTCAGCGCTTGGGGACGGGCAAGGTTACCCTGATTAGCTGCTGTCTGACTGCCGGTGCGCTGCTTGGATTCTCTGTGGCTCCCTCGATGATCTGGCTTGTTCTTCTGGCCATTCCTCTTGGCCTTGGCGCAGGTGCCGTTGATGCGGCCCTGAATCACTATGTGGCTGAAAATTACAACGCCTATCATATGAACTGGTTGCACTGTTTCTGGGGTGCGGGGGCAACCATGGGGCCGATTATTATGTCCGCCTATATTGCCGGCCATCACTCCTGGAGAGGGGGGTATGCAGCAATTTCGATGGTACAGTTCGGACTCGTCATTATCTTGTTTGTTACGCTCCCCCTATGGAAAAGCGTCGCCGCCCGCCGCGAGCTTGAACATTCGCAAAACGAAGTACAACAGACCCAAGTTGAATCCGTGATCGTGCAGCCGAACGGAAGTTCCAAAGCCAATGTCCTCCGCATCAAAGGCGTCAAATATTCCCTTATCGCTTTTTTATTCTATTGCGGGGTTGAAACCACGGTAGGGTTATGGGGAGCCACCTACCTGGTCGGTGCGGGAAATATTGCGGCGGAGACGGCTGCCGGCTGGATCTCTTTATACTACGGGGGAATTACCGTCGGAAGGCTGGTTACCGGTTTTATTACGATGAAAGTCCATAATCGTGTGTTAATCCGGTGCGGTCAGATTGTCGCCATTGCCGGCGGGATCATCCTTTTGCTTCCGCTGTCCGTTCCGCTTTCCCTCATTGGATTCATTCTGATTGGACTCGGCCTTGCTCCCGTCTATCCAGGGCTTCTTCATGAAACGCCGGCCCGGTTTGGAAGGGAAAATTCAGCGAGGCTGATGGGGTATCAGATGGCGGCCGCATATACGGGAACCACATTTCTTCCCCCGCTTTTTGGAATCATCGCCACACAGACGGACATAACCTTGTTCCCGTTTGTTGTGCTTGCTTTTCTTATCTTCATGATGTTGAGCGCGGAGAAAATAAACCGCATTTTAAGCAAACAAGAGAAAGCGAGGATTTAG
- a CDS encoding ROK family protein: MKKANANLIKEINLNNVRQAMKRVETATKPQLAALTKLSVVTVNSLVKELHDLGEIFEDETVPSNGGRPALTYRYNYDFSLALVIYMKETQGQELISAAVVNLEDHILQKEEYVMPVFDRQQFYDMIERFLTLYPSIKVIGIGIPGQAVNGEITVSAHQALMGVRMIEDIETQFGLPVMVENDVNAAISGYCANRDPDDEQCVLGIYFPAKYPPGMGIYLDGKVFKGKNGMAGEIKFLPMDVDWYHEMDKETFVGSVCQVIQSVNAVLAPDKIVIYQDMVGADIWNSAWEAYRTQHPMPSYPEVILQETFQQDFETGMRWLTLKELEPALSHFN, translated from the coding sequence ATGAAAAAAGCAAACGCTAATTTAATAAAAGAAATCAATTTAAACAATGTGCGCCAGGCGATGAAACGGGTGGAAACGGCAACCAAACCACAGCTGGCTGCGTTGACCAAACTGAGCGTAGTTACGGTGAATTCCCTCGTAAAAGAACTGCATGACCTTGGTGAGATATTTGAGGACGAAACCGTTCCGTCCAACGGGGGAAGACCGGCGCTAACCTATCGATACAATTACGATTTTAGTCTCGCGCTCGTCATTTACATGAAGGAGACCCAAGGGCAGGAGCTTATTTCCGCGGCAGTCGTGAATCTGGAAGATCATATTTTGCAAAAAGAAGAATATGTAATGCCTGTTTTTGACCGGCAACAGTTCTATGACATGATTGAACGCTTCCTCACGTTGTATCCCTCCATTAAAGTAATTGGCATCGGCATTCCCGGACAGGCCGTCAATGGCGAGATTACGGTGAGCGCTCATCAGGCGCTGATGGGTGTGCGCATGATTGAAGATATTGAAACGCAATTTGGATTGCCCGTTATGGTGGAGAATGATGTTAATGCCGCTATCAGCGGGTATTGTGCGAACCGGGATCCGGATGACGAGCAATGTGTACTGGGTATTTATTTTCCCGCGAAATACCCGCCAGGTATGGGCATTTATCTTGATGGAAAAGTATTCAAAGGAAAAAACGGCATGGCCGGAGAGATCAAGTTCCTTCCTATGGATGTGGACTGGTATCATGAGATGGACAAGGAAACGTTTGTGGGCTCGGTATGCCAAGTCATTCAAAGCGTAAATGCCGTGCTTGCTCCGGACAAAATCGTGATATACCAGGACATGGTGGGAGCGGATATCTGGAACTCCGCGTGGGAAGCTTATCGGACTCAGCATCCCATGCCGTCATATCCTGAAGTGATTCTGCAGGAGACCTTTCAACAGGATTTTGAGACGGGCATGCGCTGGCTGACGCTCAAAGAATTGGAGCCGGCCTTAAGCCATTTTAATTGA
- a CDS encoding VOC family protein: MNDAKNGSLTRSIIPHLWFDKAAKEAAEFYCTVFPDSKVTSAVTLRDTPSGDSDLVTFTVWGHPFMAISAGPYFKINPSISFIVNFDPSREENAREMLDEAWSKLSKDGTALMPLDKYPFSERYGWIQDKYGVSWQLMLTNPDGEPRPAIIPSMMFVGENYGKAEQAREFYLSVFRNAKSGNLFRYGPGHEPDREEAVMFTDFMLENTWFTAMDSAHEHHFNFNEAVSLLVNCEAQEDIDYYWEKLSAVPEAEQCGWLKDKYGVSWQISPALLDEMMTKGTPEQIDRVTQAFLKMKKFDLAELQKAFQGDRG, translated from the coding sequence ATGAATGACGCCAAAAACGGTTCGCTGACCCGTTCCATCATCCCGCACCTGTGGTTCGACAAAGCGGCCAAGGAAGCCGCGGAGTTCTATTGTACCGTCTTCCCGGATTCTAAAGTCACGAGCGCAGTGACCTTGCGCGATACGCCCTCGGGCGATTCCGATCTCGTTACGTTTACCGTCTGGGGACATCCGTTTATGGCGATCTCTGCGGGGCCGTACTTTAAGATCAACCCTTCCATCTCGTTTATCGTAAATTTCGACCCGTCCCGGGAGGAGAACGCAAGGGAGATGCTCGACGAGGCGTGGAGCAAGCTGTCCAAAGACGGCACCGCGCTTATGCCGCTGGATAAGTACCCGTTCAGCGAACGGTACGGCTGGATTCAGGACAAGTATGGCGTTTCGTGGCAGCTTATGCTGACGAATCCGGACGGGGAGCCGCGGCCGGCGATCATCCCCTCCATGATGTTCGTGGGCGAAAATTACGGTAAAGCGGAACAAGCGCGCGAGTTCTATCTTTCGGTCTTCCGCAATGCCAAATCGGGAAACCTGTTTCGGTATGGCCCCGGCCATGAGCCGGACCGGGAGGAAGCGGTGATGTTCACCGACTTTATGCTGGAAAATACCTGGTTTACGGCCATGGACAGCGCGCATGAACACCATTTCAACTTCAACGAAGCGGTTTCCCTGTTGGTTAATTGCGAGGCGCAGGAGGACATAGACTACTACTGGGAAAAACTTTCCGCCGTCCCCGAAGCCGAGCAGTGCGGCTGGCTCAAAGACAAATACGGCGTTTCGTGGCAAATCTCCCCCGCTCTGCTGGACGAAATGATGACCAAGGGCACGCCCGAGCAAATTGACCGCGTCACGCAGGCGTTCTTGAAAATGAAAAAGTTCGACCTTGCGGAGCTGCAAAAAGCGTTCCAAGGGGATCGAGGATAA
- a CDS encoding macrolide family glycosyltransferase produces MARVLFINGGSEGHINPTLGVVQELVHRGEEVVYFVAEQFRDRVERTGAKAITFDVGKFLEAFLAGGRTPWARVGGLLRTADNVIPSVLEQTKGERFDYIIHDSMFGCGRLLAQILGLPAINSCSSFAMEQSGFDRLQEGLSRHFPADVNERAIKEFQQLVSEVQAKYHVQAGSAYEVFCNPAPMTIVYTSRPFQPDGASFDETYKFVGPSVVPRSNDSFDFSRVDTERLIYISLGTVFNQALDFYKLCFAAFAETKYTVILSVGSRTRMEELGDIPANFIVAGYVPQLEVLQRAKLFITHGGMNSTSEGLYYGVPLIVLPQSADQPVIARRVAELGAGVQLNQADLTAGELREAAEKVLGDPSIRKACVELGDSFRAAGGYQQAVEEIFAYKRSLGITE; encoded by the coding sequence ATGGCACGCGTTTTATTTATCAATGGAGGCTCCGAGGGACATATCAATCCAACTCTCGGTGTGGTGCAGGAACTTGTCCATCGCGGCGAAGAGGTGGTGTATTTCGTTGCCGAGCAATTTCGCGATCGCGTGGAGCGGACGGGCGCAAAAGCGATCACCTTCGACGTCGGGAAATTTCTGGAGGCGTTCCTTGCGGGCGGAAGAACGCCTTGGGCGCGGGTAGGCGGACTATTGCGCACCGCCGATAACGTCATTCCCAGCGTCCTGGAGCAAACCAAGGGAGAGCGCTTTGATTACATCATCCATGACTCGATGTTCGGCTGCGGGCGTTTGCTTGCGCAAATCCTCGGTTTGCCGGCGATCAACTCATGCTCGAGTTTTGCCATGGAGCAAAGCGGCTTTGACCGTCTGCAGGAGGGCTTGTCGCGCCATTTTCCGGCAGACGTGAATGAACGGGCCATTAAGGAGTTCCAGCAGCTGGTCAGCGAGGTGCAAGCGAAATACCATGTGCAAGCGGGCTCCGCTTACGAAGTTTTTTGCAATCCAGCGCCCATGACCATTGTTTACACTTCGAGACCCTTCCAACCCGATGGAGCAAGTTTCGATGAGACGTACAAGTTTGTCGGGCCGTCTGTCGTGCCGCGCTCCAACGATTCATTTGATTTCTCCCGAGTGGACACGGAACGCCTGATTTACATATCGCTCGGCACGGTTTTCAACCAGGCGTTGGATTTTTACAAGCTTTGTTTTGCGGCGTTCGCCGAAACAAAGTACACCGTGATTTTATCCGTTGGCAGCCGAACCCGGATGGAGGAATTGGGAGATATTCCGGCGAATTTTATCGTGGCGGGCTACGTACCGCAGCTGGAAGTGCTGCAGCGCGCTAAATTGTTTATCACCCACGGCGGGATGAACAGCACCAGTGAAGGCCTGTATTATGGCGTGCCGCTGATCGTACTGCCCCAAAGCGCCGACCAGCCTGTAATAGCCCGGCGTGTCGCTGAACTGGGCGCAGGCGTCCAGTTAAATCAAGCAGACTTAACTGCGGGAGAACTCAGAGAGGCGGCGGAGAAGGTGCTGGGCGATCCGTCGATCCGCAAGGCATGCGTTGAACTCGGCGATTCGTTCCGGGCCGCGGGCGGCTATCAGCAGGCTGTCGAAGAGATTTTTGCGTATAAACGAAGTTTGGGCATAACTGAATAA
- a CDS encoding MFS transporter → MNPEKNLETLQIEQTGTQTRKFGFRDKFGYMLGDLGNDFFFMLVGSYLLVYYTDILGISPVAVGVLFMIARLWDALADITWGRFIDTRNPGKQGKFRPWIFRMSFPLVICGVLMFVHIPGLSDGFYVAYAYVTYILWGTLYSTVNIPYGSMASVITGNPVERTTLSTFRTLGATIAQLFVNAVVPLIIFVDNKIDANRILLAAVLFAILSLASYLGCFRLSTERITSYNSNNKVKSSMSTTLKGLLKNKPLISILAASLIFIVFLTLMGSTNVYLFKDYFSSSTALSLVGVMQVATVLIAMPLAKPLVAKFGKKEITCVGLLLTVMAYGILYFLPDLSANQFVALSAIGMFGYAFFNLMIWAFVTDIIDYHESLTGLREDGTIYSVYSFSRKVGQAVAGGVGGFAIGLVGYNVKLEVQEQRTLDGIYMLATLAPAIIILFAFLVIVLLYPLSKNRTLQLAEDLKKKRNG, encoded by the coding sequence ATGAATCCGGAAAAAAATCTCGAAACTTTGCAAATTGAGCAAACAGGCACACAGACCAGAAAGTTTGGTTTTAGAGATAAGTTCGGCTATATGTTGGGGGATTTAGGCAATGACTTCTTCTTTATGCTCGTAGGATCCTACTTATTGGTCTATTATACAGACATTCTGGGGATCAGCCCAGTTGCTGTAGGGGTTCTCTTCATGATCGCAAGACTATGGGATGCGCTCGCGGACATTACATGGGGCAGATTTATCGACACAAGAAATCCGGGCAAACAGGGGAAGTTCCGGCCCTGGATTTTTAGAATGTCATTTCCGCTCGTCATTTGTGGCGTGTTAATGTTTGTACACATTCCCGGGTTGTCAGACGGCTTTTACGTTGCGTATGCCTATGTGACTTATATTTTATGGGGTACTTTGTACAGCACGGTCAACATTCCTTATGGTTCTATGGCATCTGTCATCACAGGTAATCCTGTTGAACGCACTACTTTATCTACTTTCCGTACGCTCGGTGCCACCATCGCTCAGTTGTTTGTCAATGCGGTAGTCCCATTGATTATTTTTGTAGACAACAAGATAGACGCAAACCGAATTTTGCTTGCTGCTGTTCTCTTTGCCATTTTATCTTTGGCTTCATATCTTGGATGCTTCCGATTGTCTACAGAGCGAATTACTTCCTACAACTCAAATAATAAAGTTAAATCCTCTATGTCTACAACATTAAAGGGATTGCTTAAAAACAAGCCGCTGATTTCAATTTTGGCTGCATCGTTGATTTTTATAGTGTTTTTGACCTTGATGGGAAGTACCAACGTATATTTGTTTAAAGATTATTTTAGTAGCTCTACAGCATTAAGCCTGGTAGGTGTAATGCAGGTGGCAACCGTTCTCATCGCCATGCCCCTGGCCAAACCGCTGGTTGCAAAATTTGGCAAGAAAGAAATTACCTGTGTGGGGTTGCTTCTGACCGTCATGGCATATGGAATACTGTACTTCTTACCGGATCTTTCAGCCAATCAATTTGTGGCCCTTTCCGCTATCGGCATGTTTGGTTACGCTTTCTTTAACTTAATGATCTGGGCCTTTGTCACGGACATCATTGATTATCATGAATCTCTAACAGGTTTGAGGGAGGACGGTACCATCTATTCTGTCTATTCATTTTCGCGAAAGGTGGGCCAAGCGGTCGCCGGAGGAGTTGGCGGATTTGCCATCGGACTTGTTGGCTACAATGTTAAGCTTGAAGTTCAGGAACAAAGAACCTTGGACGGTATCTATATGCTGGCTACTCTCGCGCCGGCGATCATTATTCTCTTTGCATTTTTAGTTATCGTTCTGCTGTACCCGTTGAGCAAAAATCGGACTCTGCAGCTTGCGGAAGATTTGAAGAAAAAAAGGAACGGTTAA
- the uidA gene encoding beta-glucuronidase, protein MLYPIMTETRSLLELNGVWNFKLDHGAGFDEQWYKSRLQDAIPMAVPASFNDIGVTADIRDHVGWVWYEKEFTLPGAMKDERLVLRFGSATNTAKVYVNGEFVVEHKGGFLPFEAVIDDFVHTGANRLTVAVNNIVDYSTLPVGLYTEIELPGGGKELKNRPNFDFFNYAGIQRPVKIYTTPQTFIQDVTVVTDIAGNSGVVNYSVDFSGSADVHVTVLDEDGRAVAAADGAEGAVTISDVRLWQPLNAYLYTLKIELIRDNSLIDVYEQPFGVRTVEVRNGQFLINHKPFYFKGFGKHEDTPIHGRGMDEAANIMDFNLMKWMGANSFRTAHYPYAEEIMRLADREGFVVIDETPAVGLDLNFLVMLTGGEKKNTWKEVQTFEHHQQVINDLVKRDKNHPCVVMWNVANEPASYEEGAYEYFKPLIELMREADPQQRPVTLVTHIEASPKADKIAELVDVLAFNRYYGWYVDGGDLKSAKAKLREELNGWLQRCPEKPIMMTEYGTDTIAGLHDVEPIMFTEEYQVEFYKANHEIFDEFDHFVGEQVWNFADFATSQGIIRVQGNKKGIFTRDRKPKAAAHELRKRWTQIPDFHYKQSE, encoded by the coding sequence ATGTTGTATCCCATAATGACCGAAACCCGCAGTTTGCTTGAGCTTAATGGAGTGTGGAACTTCAAGCTCGATCATGGTGCCGGTTTTGATGAGCAGTGGTATAAATCCAGATTGCAAGATGCGATTCCAATGGCCGTCCCAGCCTCTTTCAACGATATCGGGGTAACCGCCGATATTCGTGATCATGTAGGTTGGGTTTGGTACGAGAAAGAATTTACATTGCCCGGTGCGATGAAGGACGAGCGTTTGGTGTTAAGGTTTGGGTCAGCCACAAATACGGCCAAGGTTTATGTCAACGGGGAGTTTGTTGTCGAACATAAAGGGGGATTCCTTCCTTTCGAAGCGGTGATTGATGATTTCGTCCATACGGGGGCAAATCGTTTGACTGTGGCCGTTAACAATATTGTTGATTATTCGACGCTGCCTGTAGGGCTTTATACGGAGATTGAGCTTCCGGGAGGCGGTAAAGAACTTAAAAACCGTCCCAATTTCGATTTCTTTAATTATGCCGGCATTCAGCGCCCCGTGAAGATTTACACGACTCCTCAAACGTTTATTCAGGATGTCACGGTGGTTACGGACATTGCCGGGAATTCCGGTGTGGTGAATTATTCTGTAGATTTTTCGGGCTCCGCCGACGTTCACGTAACCGTGCTTGACGAAGACGGGCGAGCGGTGGCCGCGGCAGACGGTGCCGAAGGTGCTGTCACCATTTCCGATGTACGGCTATGGCAGCCTTTGAACGCTTATTTATATACATTAAAAATAGAGCTAATCCGGGATAACAGCTTGATCGATGTATACGAGCAGCCCTTTGGCGTGAGAACTGTGGAAGTTAGGAACGGACAGTTTCTGATCAACCATAAACCGTTTTATTTTAAAGGGTTTGGCAAACATGAGGACACGCCCATTCACGGAAGAGGGATGGATGAAGCCGCTAATATCATGGACTTTAATCTGATGAAATGGATGGGGGCCAACTCTTTCCGCACCGCTCATTATCCCTATGCGGAAGAAATCATGCGTCTCGCCGACCGGGAAGGGTTTGTGGTTATTGATGAAACTCCTGCTGTAGGTCTGGATCTGAATTTTCTGGTGATGTTAACCGGCGGTGAGAAGAAAAATACGTGGAAAGAGGTACAGACTTTTGAGCATCATCAGCAGGTGATCAACGATTTGGTTAAACGCGACAAAAATCATCCTTGCGTAGTGATGTGGAATGTAGCTAATGAGCCAGCTTCTTATGAAGAAGGTGCCTATGAATACTTCAAACCGCTTATTGAATTGATGAGGGAAGCCGACCCGCAACAACGCCCGGTTACCTTAGTCACTCATATCGAGGCTTCGCCAAAGGCGGATAAAATCGCCGAGCTGGTGGATGTGCTGGCATTTAATCGTTATTACGGCTGGTATGTTGATGGGGGAGATTTAAAGTCCGCGAAAGCCAAGTTACGCGAAGAACTTAACGGTTGGCTGCAGCGCTGCCCGGAAAAGCCGATTATGATGACCGAATATGGAACCGATACGATCGCCGGCCTTCATGATGTGGAACCCATTATGTTTACGGAAGAATACCAAGTGGAGTTTTACAAGGCAAACCACGAAATCTTTGATGAATTTGACCATTTCGTGGGGGAGCAGGTCTGGAATTTTGCGGATTTTGCCACAAGTCAGGGAATCATCCGTGTACAGGGCAATAAAAAAGGGATCTTCACCAGGGATCGCAAGCCTAAAGCCGCAGCCCATGAATTAAGGAAACGGTGGACGCAAATTCCTGATTTCCATTATAAACAGAGCGAATAA
- a CDS encoding ABC transporter substrate-binding protein → MTISLKGVSALLVAAALLLSACDGNNGQAPAAGDRSAKPTEQAVELNVAFPIFRAVPKDLPLVQDSINKIAQEKINATVKLIPISYGNWDQQVNLMLSSEDKLDLMFVEANNYSNYVAKGQLVALDQLLEQHGQGIQKALDPVYLKAARISGAIYGIPTVRDFANNHGFTMRQDLADKYHIDVSHIRTLDDVEAVLKTIKANEPNVAPLIPGNIGRSMLDSYHTFDTLGDSIGVLPNYDNNFKVVNLYESQEYAQFLQKMRSWYTQGLIQKDAATNKTSQFDLIRFNRGFSYFSNMKPGFEQQESKSSGVAVVTASLLPPVSTTSNVTSVMWGIPVNSRTPDKAMDFLNLMYSDKEIVNLFDWGIEGKHYVSHSDNVIDFPHGIDAQTSGYSLNLGWLFGNQFLSYVFKGSDPTIWQQMDEFNKSAIKSKALGFTFDASPVKTEYAAVSNVVTEYKLPLETGSVDPDKILPEFISKLKSAGIDKIIAEKQKQLNEWAKNNK, encoded by the coding sequence ATGACGATAAGCCTAAAGGGTGTAAGCGCTCTCCTCGTTGCGGCGGCGCTTCTTTTATCTGCATGTGACGGCAATAATGGACAAGCGCCGGCAGCGGGAGATCGGTCCGCGAAGCCGACGGAACAAGCGGTGGAGCTGAATGTGGCTTTCCCGATCTTCAGAGCAGTGCCAAAGGACTTGCCTTTGGTGCAGGATTCGATTAACAAGATCGCACAGGAGAAAATCAATGCAACCGTAAAATTAATACCGATCAGCTACGGGAACTGGGACCAACAAGTCAATCTGATGCTCAGCAGTGAGGACAAGCTGGATTTGATGTTTGTCGAAGCAAATAATTACAGCAACTATGTTGCAAAAGGGCAACTCGTTGCGCTGGACCAGCTGCTTGAGCAGCATGGCCAAGGGATACAAAAAGCGCTGGACCCCGTCTATTTGAAAGCGGCCCGAATTTCAGGGGCTATTTACGGTATTCCGACGGTACGCGACTTTGCCAACAATCATGGATTTACCATGCGGCAGGATCTCGCGGATAAATATCATATTGACGTCAGCCACATTCGTACGCTGGATGATGTAGAGGCGGTCTTGAAAACGATCAAGGCTAATGAGCCCAATGTAGCGCCGTTGATTCCGGGCAACATTGGCCGGTCCATGCTTGATTCGTACCACACGTTCGACACGCTCGGCGATTCGATTGGCGTATTGCCGAATTATGACAACAATTTCAAAGTCGTCAATTTATACGAATCTCAGGAATATGCGCAGTTTCTCCAAAAGATGAGAAGCTGGTACACTCAAGGTTTAATCCAGAAAGATGCCGCAACGAATAAAACGTCCCAGTTCGATTTAATCAGGTTCAATCGCGGTTTTTCCTACTTCTCCAACATGAAGCCCGGGTTTGAACAGCAAGAATCGAAGAGCAGCGGCGTAGCGGTGGTTACGGCAAGCTTGCTTCCGCCGGTATCGACAACCTCAAACGTAACGAGTGTTATGTGGGGGATTCCGGTCAATTCCAGAACACCGGACAAAGCAATGGATTTCCTGAACCTGATGTATTCGGACAAAGAAATCGTGAATCTATTCGATTGGGGGATCGAAGGGAAGCATTATGTGTCACACTCGGATAACGTCATTGATTTTCCTCATGGCATCGACGCTCAAACTTCGGGCTACAGTTTAAATTTGGGATGGTTGTTCGGCAATCAATTCCTGTCTTATGTATTTAAAGGAAGCGACCCGACGATTTGGCAGCAAATGGATGAATTCAACAAGTCGGCAATAAAATCCAAGGCGCTTGGCTTTACGTTCGATGCAAGTCCTGTTAAGACGGAATACGCCGCGGTGTCCAATGTGGTTACGGAATACAAGCTTCCGCTCGAAACGGGCAGCGTCGATCCGGATAAGATATTGCCCGAATTTATTTCCAAGTTGAAATCCGCCGGAATCGATAAAATTATCGCGGAGAAACAAAAGCAGCTCAACGAGTGGGCGAAAAACAATAAGTAA
- a CDS encoding response regulator, which produces MLQLLIVDDEIHAVEGIRSGMDWHKLGITAVFTAFTVKQARELFEKERIDMMLCDIEMPQATGLELTAWVRERYPQTETIFLTCHADFKYAQEALQLGSLDYILKPVPFGELEKVLLKAIHKINKKTELAEYSQYGRFWFRHQPVLIERFWLDILDQTIPPQAESVKRAADERNLPYTEDMKFVPVLISVQRWHKLLTLRDEKILEFALRSSAEEILLGPRQDGKVIVIGSGRLLAILSAESNGEIESSLREACEQYIASCRQYFYCDLSCYIGESVRGHEMFDMVNRLNALEVNNVAYNNKVFLLSRVRLLPPVNRLPDMSLWALMLKEGKDSRVLEEAAGYLDRLVQQDALDAKLLRQFYQDFEQMLYYMLQTKGIQAHQLFSDNVSVGLAASATRSVTELTAWMKHTVGKALEYVNTVEQSKSVIERVKHYIKLHIAQDLSREDIANHVFLNPDYLTRIFKKETGMAVSDYLFQERLKRAQELLANTDMPISAVASHIGYANFSHFSRMFKRYTSLTPNEYRQANQGEWS; this is translated from the coding sequence ATGCTTCAATTATTGATTGTTGACGATGAAATTCATGCCGTAGAGGGGATCCGTTCGGGAATGGATTGGCATAAGCTAGGCATAACAGCCGTGTTCACCGCTTTTACCGTAAAACAAGCCAGGGAGCTGTTCGAAAAAGAACGGATCGATATGATGCTGTGCGATATTGAAATGCCGCAGGCCACAGGATTGGAGTTGACGGCATGGGTCAGGGAGCGGTATCCGCAGACGGAAACGATTTTCCTGACCTGCCATGCCGATTTCAAATATGCCCAGGAGGCTCTCCAATTAGGGAGTCTGGATTACATTCTCAAACCGGTCCCTTTTGGCGAGCTTGAGAAAGTACTTCTTAAAGCGATCCATAAAATTAACAAGAAAACGGAATTAGCCGAATACAGCCAATATGGCCGATTCTGGTTCCGGCATCAGCCGGTGTTGATCGAACGGTTTTGGCTGGATATTTTGGACCAGACGATCCCGCCGCAAGCGGAGTCGGTAAAGCGGGCCGCGGACGAGCGCAATCTCCCTTATACCGAAGATATGAAATTTGTGCCGGTTCTTATTAGTGTGCAGAGGTGGCATAAACTATTGACTTTGCGCGATGAGAAGATTTTGGAATTTGCGCTTAGAAGTTCTGCCGAAGAAATTTTGCTCGGTCCCCGTCAAGACGGAAAAGTAATTGTGATCGGCAGCGGACGATTGCTGGCCATTTTATCCGCGGAGAGCAATGGAGAGATCGAATCATCGCTGAGGGAAGCTTGCGAACAATACATCGCGAGTTGCAGGCAGTATTTTTACTGCGATTTATCCTGTTACATCGGAGAAAGTGTCCGCGGACACGAGATGTTCGATATGGTAAACCGGCTTAACGCTTTAGAGGTAAACAATGTTGCATATAACAATAAGGTTTTCCTGCTGTCCCGTGTTCGATTACTACCTCCCGTCAATCGGCTCCCTGATATGAGCTTGTGGGCGCTCATGCTGAAGGAGGGAAAGGACAGCCGGGTATTGGAAGAGGCGGCCGGTTATTTAGATCGGCTCGTGCAGCAGGATGCATTGGATGCGAAGCTGCTGCGCCAATTTTATCAGGATTTCGAGCAGATGTTGTATTATATGCTTCAGACCAAAGGGATTCAGGCTCATCAATTGTTCAGCGATAACGTTTCAGTGGGACTTGCTGCGAGCGCAACCCGTTCCGTGACCGAACTGACCGCATGGATGAAGCATACGGTTGGCAAAGCGCTGGAATATGTAAACACGGTTGAGCAATCGAAGAGTGTTATCGAAAGAGTCAAGCATTACATTAAACTTCATATTGCACAAGATCTGTCGCGGGAAGACATAGCGAATCACGTGTTTTTGAACCCGGACTATCTGACCCGGATCTTCAAGAAAGAGACCGGGATGGCTGTCTCGGATTATTTGTTTCAGGAACGGCTCAAGCGGGCGCAAGAACTGCTCGCCAATACCGATATGCCGATCAGCGCCGTCGCATCCCATATCGGTTACGCTAACTTTTCTCATTTTTCCCGGATGTTCAAGAGGTACACCAGCCTTACTCCAAACGAATATCGCCAGGCAAATCAGGGGGAATGGTCATGA